The sequence GGTTATTAATATGTTCATGTAACTTCATGTATCATGGGTTCTCTGTTGTAAGATGTGGCACTCTTGGAGCACCTCAAAACCTAGTTTAGTTGGTGCTACATGCGTCTATTCATATGGCTTGTTAACTGAGAATCCTACATTGGTTTCTGTTTCTTGTATGTTTGCTTTCTCCAACAATTTGTAACAAGCTTCAGCTATCTCACATGAGAGATTGTTTTTTGCTTGCAGAGGCCTCCTATTGTCGGGATTCTTACACGACACGATTTCATGCCAGAGCACATTCTAGGGCTTTTTCCTCGTATCAAGCACCATGGGTAGCACGAGGCACTATCAATGTGCCACAACCTTCTGTTAATTATTGGGATATGTAAGATGCACTATAGATTCATCAACATCTTAGTTGCATTATTTCGTTGGAGATAGGTGACGAGCTACTGGAGAAAGTAGTTTACATTGCTTTCTGTTCATACTTCAATGTAAAACTTATTGTCGTTGTGTTCCGCATTCTGCATCTTGAGAATATGTTCAAGAAGTAAATGCATTCAAAATACGCTTCAAGCTGCTGTAGTACATTGAAATGCGGCATTTATCTGGTCTTCTCTTTATTTTTCCTTGGTTGACTCCAGCATCTACATGTCGCATGTGATCTCGTGCCCACACTGGTGTCTTCCTCCAATTTGACACCGGATTCTGTCTTTTGATGGTTCCTTCTTTCCATTGTGATTGATGAGCTGCTGGTAGCCTTGCAATCTTATCTGGATTCCTCTCGAGTACCAATTGTTCTCTGTGATGTTCATTCAATTtaggaaagatatttttttattgttgtaCTCACTCTAAACCACTGCTTTAGGCTTTAATGTGTCTTTTGTCGGACCAGGGGATAAATTTTGTGTAACTTTACGTGCAGCAGTGAAAAAGTATGGACATGCCTTCTTCATAAATAATTTGTCGAATGCATAGCTTTAATGGAAATCATCAAAGCAAATTACAAGTATCTGTGAGAGATGAACTGACACATTACTGCATTCTCTTCTTTCAGCTTTTACTGGATGTCTACTGCCTTCAATGAGCCAAGCAATGCGACATGTGCCCCGAGAAAGGGAACAGCCAAATCTGCACCAAGTAAACTCCCTCCTTCTCCTTCCTGAACTCGCAAACCACCTCGGCTTCCTTCTTCTCCAGGTCATACGACACGAGCCTCCCCGGCGCCCGCAGGTACACCACCTCCCTCTCCGGGTGGAGCGCCAACAGTTGCAGCTGCTGACGCGTGTTCACCGGAACTTGTCTCAAGATCGTCGCAACCTCGATGCTGTGCTTCAGCACCCATTCACCACCGTCGGCGTCCTCGAGCATCCAAACCTTGAGCCGGCCGCCGTCGCTGCAGGTGTAGTGGAGAAAACCGCCGGACTTGTCGATGCTCCCTTCGGGCTTGATGGGCTCCGGCAACTCGATCCGACGGCACCTCATACCGTCGAGGTCGATCGCCACAATGTAGTTGGGGAAGGCAACAACGTAGAGGATTCCAGCGAAGTACCGTAGCGTGGCCGTCATGGTGTCGGAGTCGACCCCCCAGTGCAGGCTGTGCTGTGCCCAGTCCCCGGTCGCCGACGAGAAGACCTCGAGCTCGGAACCCTGCGCGATCCAGCCGGTGAAGGAGATCACCCTGTACTCCGAGGAGTGGCAGGGATCGAAGGCCAGCACGGCGAGATGGGTGCTCTTAAGTGTCTGCGGCAGCGCCACCCACCGCTTGGTGATGGGGCTGACGACGTAGAACGTGGCGCGGAGTCTGGAGTAGGAGAGCAGAAGGCCGCTGCAGCAGTCGACGATGTCGGAGTCCCGGTGGAAGGGGAAGAACTCCAGGCCGCACTCCTGGAGATCGCCACCGCCGGAGGTGCACGCGAATCTCGCCTCCTTGGCGTCGGCGTTGCAGTGGTAGAACACGGCGGAGGTGAGCAGCGGCAGCCGCCGCAGGAAGTAGTCGTCGGAGATGAGGCGGCGCCAGGCTCTGGAGACGCACTTGAACCTGAACAAGGGCTTCAAAGGGAGCCTGGCGAGGATCTCCATGTACACATCGTCGCTCATGGTGGGTGGCTtcacagagaaagagagagagagagagagagaaagagaggaaggtGAAGAGCATATATAGGGCATGAAAGGAACAGAAGACGCGGAGTGCTGGTTTGGGGAAGAAGCTGAGTGGCGTGGGTGGAGAGGGAACAGTGTGGCTTCGGCTTGTACGCAAACCAAGACCCACATTGAGGCGTTCACTCTTAGTGAACTCTCGAATCGAACGGAAGCAAGGGGAATGTACGGGCACAGGTGGGCAACACACGGCGGGGGAGGTGGCACACACGAATCACCTGTGCTGATACGTGTTGTCACGGCGACGATCGCGGCCCCGTCGGTACtactatataatatatttat comes from Musa acuminata AAA Group cultivar baxijiao chromosome BXJ3-3, Cavendish_Baxijiao_AAA, whole genome shotgun sequence and encodes:
- the LOC135633409 gene encoding putative F-box/kelch-repeat protein At1g15680; the encoded protein is MWVLVCVQAEATLFPLHPRHSASSPNQHSASSVPFMPYICSSPSSLSLSLSLSFSVKPPTMSDDVYMEILARLPLKPLFRFKCVSRAWRRLISDDYFLRRLPLLTSAVFYHCNADAKEARFACTSGGGDLQECGLEFFPFHRDSDIVDCCSGLLLSYSRLRATFYVVSPITKRWVALPQTLKSTHLAVLAFDPCHSSEYRVISFTGWIAQGSELEVFSSATGDWAQHSLHWGVDSDTMTATLRYFAGILYVVAFPNYIVAIDLDGMRCRRIELPEPIKPEGSIDKSGGFLHYTCSDGGRLKVWMLEDADGGEWVLKHSIEVATILRQVPVNTRQQLQLLALHPEREVVYLRAPGRLVSYDLEKKEAEVVCEFRKEKEGVYLVQIWLFPFSGHMSHCLAH